The Musa acuminata AAA Group cultivar baxijiao chromosome BXJ3-6, Cavendish_Baxijiao_AAA, whole genome shotgun sequence region TTATTTCATTTGCCTACTTGGTCATCATTTTGTAGGTTTCCATTATGAATTTGATAAATGAGGTTTAAAATGCCTTTTTATTTTACCTTTGCAGGTCCCTTTGTTAATTGAAAGAGCTTCTTTGGTTGGGGAGATAATTAAACTAAAGATATCTTGTATGGTATATCTTCTACTATGCGCTTGAAATTCTATTGAATTAAATGGAGTTTATCTTATTCTATATTTAAATTTCCTGAGTTTGAAATAGTCCACTTCTAGATTTGTATTTGACAAAATTGAGTTCACAAAGTGCTTTAGGATAAAACAATTACCAGAGAAATTGGACGTTTTAACATCTTAGACAATTTGTTTCTTCCTGACCCCCCAGCACTACCTTTGTTTTCTATATATGTACAACTCCTTTCTGATCATTTTTTTCTGTTTCAATAATAGGATGATCCAGACTATGGTTCAGTTACAATCATGGACCTGCTTCTCGAGTGGATACAGGtacttaattaatttttttttgctaaaaaaatatttcttttatttgataACTAGGTTGATGCTTCCAGACATAAGTGTTCTCTGCTTATTGCTATGGTATTGCTTGCTATAGCATGTCATGCAGTTTCTTTCATTTGGATATGAGTCCAGAGTGACACAGAGAAATCTAACCAGTGTGACACAAACCTAACTCACAAGAAAGGCTTAACCTCAAACCAAATTGAAACCAACTGGACCTATACGTGCTAACAAATATTTAACTGTTCAACCAAGGATGATATTGGACCAAATGTCTTGGTATATTTTCTGCAAATGGTACAGGTCAGACAAGATGCGAAAACTATTACTTGTTTTTGAGATCTTAAAACTTGATTCATATCATCATTGAAATCAAATTTAACAGGACTTGACTCAATAgatcaaaaatatatttcatattagATTGACACCATATAAAGATCCAAATAGATCCTAATCTAGCAAAACGAATTATTTAAATACTTAACTCTGAAGATCCTTGAAGAACTTAAAATCTTGTATACCCAAATTAATTCTAAAAGTAaccataaaatatattaaaaaacaaGAGAAACTGACTCAACCTTTGCTATATTCAACTTAGCTTTTATTTGATTTAGTTTGGACTTTCATATGGCTCTCGAGTGTGATCCTCTTTGTCCATAGACAAGTTTTACATTGGGAGGTAGTCTATTCACTGAGTTGGGCATGAGTTTGAGGACTTTGCATAAGGTTTCTTCCACCATTTGTGGTTTTACAAATTTACTTGTAAAAAACCAAGAACTAAatgttgccatgatgattttatcttGTTTAATCATTGAAATTTCTATAATTCCTCTGCAGGTTGTttgtgaaagatataatatcaaggtTGATGGTTTGTCTTCTCTTATTGATGGGGAAGCTCTTTGCTGTGTCATTTATTATTACTCAGATGTAAACTTTCATGGTGGTTTTTCATCCAAGGTCAAGAAAATTAAAATGTGTAGTAGCTCATCAATTTACAAATCTTTCATTTTGTTGAACTTTTATTAACATAAATAGATTGTGATTGTATATTCAGGAAAATTTGGATGAGAACAATGAATGTGTAGTAAAGCGACTCAATTTTGGTCGTACTGCTTCTTCTGGCAACTTACTTTCAGTTCAGCGTATCATCACAATTATGGGAAACTTTCCTGAGGTTGCAACTAATTTAGTTACTCTTTTATTTTTGTACACCCAATTGATTATGTTTTATGCATTTAACAGGTGTTACACATAAGCGACATACTAGGTGATGTTGCATCCTTTGATGAAAGGAGCATGATAATTCTTATTGTGTTTCTTGCCTCTCTATTGGTTTGCCGAAAAAATTTGGTGAGGCTTTTTACACAAATAGCTAAGAGATGTCCTTGACATGGTTAGGCTTCACTAACATATGCATGATTACATGACGCACTTATAGGACCGAGGAAAAATGTATTGCCTCATGAGATGGGACTGGGGCCAGGATGTTGGACCATCAACTACATGTTCTCCACTATCTGAGAACGGTTTATTTACTACATTAAAGTCTCAGAAAAACAAGATGTCTAAGTATGCATGCCCACTGCAAAACGGAGAATTAAACAAATATGATACTGAAGGTTTGACTTTTTGTTAATAATGTTTGAATTGTCAAGACATTATCAGTGTCTTTTATCCATTTCAACTGAAGTTGGATCTACTTATGTATATGATAAGGCTTTTTCTAAGGTTTTTTCTTTATAAACCATGATAATGATATTTTCTGAGAGATCTCTGAAGATGTTAAGATACTATAAGAATTAATTGAGAGGAAATTGACATCTCTTTCCTATGTGACCTGATTTTTTCTAGTAAACAATTAATAGAATATTCAAAACAATTACTTGAAGGACATATTTCAACAAATTTTAATGGCTTAACTATGAACACAAGTTATGGCTATATTTCTACATTATAAGCATGGAAGCAAGGTTTCTTCAGGGTCATGGATTttgaaattaataattaaatggGTTATTtacaaatttaatattttttcttatctaTAGGTGCCTGAAAAAATAACTGTAACATTTTCAAATTAACTGCAACATAAACAATCATATGTGGCTTAGCATTTGTTATACACCACAAGCTTTTGGCAAGAAAATAGATCAGAGATAAGTTTTGTTGGATGCATTAAATTAATTGAAGAATATTAGTTCATGTGCTAGgatcattttgatgatcttaGCTGCTCATATTATCATTATTGTGCTATTTTTTAATATACTTGTTTGTACAAGGCCTTATCTATTATCCTGTTATTTATCTTTGatgctcctactctatatataatGGTTAAGTAGTTTTCTTAATTAGTGAGCCTTCTGAATTGACTCAGAGAACACTATCTTTTTCGTTGCTGACATAACTTATCTCATGATTCAGTAACATgaaaagtatcattttgtaaaCCTGTTAACCTTAGATGTAATGCactaaaaatatgctatcttgccagAATGGGCTGTAAAAATCATACAATCTCAGTTTAGAAGATTTATTGAGAGGAACAAATTCTTGAAGATTAAAAACGCAACATGTGTTCTGCAAGCTGCTATTCGTGCTTGGCTAACTGTGGCTTTTGGCAGAAAATCTTATGCTGTTATTGGTTGCTCCTTTTCATCCTTATTTACCGGTAAAGAAAGTTATTGATTTTTTAAGAGTTACTTTTGACAAGAGAGATTTTGACTGTGgacttctttaaaaaaaatacagGACAGTATGATAGATATATGAAGTTTATGATTGAGAGGCATAAGTTTATCCACATGAAGACATCTGTGAAACTTATACAAAGTTCAGTAAGGTCTTGGATTGTATGGAGGCGCCATAGGGCAGAAATTGCTCCTTTAGAAAGCAGAAAATTCTCCTTCAATGTAATTTCATCCACTTCTCTGCAATCAAATATCAACAGCatgatttgagtcataatattagTACCTTATTCATTGCAGAGAGAGCCCACCTGTGCAGAATTGGAATCTTTTCAGCAGCAAACAATGGCAGTTGTTCAGATACAGAGTGCTTGGAGAGGATTTAGTTTGCGGAAGCATCTTTTGATGAAAAGATCTGCTACAATTAAAATCCAGAGCCATTGGCGTGCTTGGTACACAAGGACGAACTTCATGAATATGGTTAAATCTGTCACAAAGATCCAGGTTGGTATCCGTGGCATGTTATGTATGAAGTCCTTTAATCGCTTCAAATTTGCTGCTATTGTAATTCAACAATACACCAGGGGGCAGCTTGCTCGCAATAGGCTTTTAGGTATGTCTTTTGTCCAAGCCTTGGTGGCTAAATTGAATCGTATGTTCTGACAATTACACCATGCATCAATTGTTTTATGCAATCAGTTCTGTAATGTTCCAAATCCCAATCATTACATTTTGATGCACGCAGGTGCTTCTTCACTTCAATCCAGCAAACTGCATTTTGGATCATCCAGTGTGACTAAGCTCAGCAAGATAAAGCATCTTGAACTGAAAATAGTACTATGTGCAGTAGTAAGGATACAGAGATGGTGGAGGCAAGTTATAATGTGTAGATCACAAACTATAGCAGTAATCCTTCTTCAATCTTTTATCCGTGGGTGGAATGCCAGGAAAGCAACCAACAAACTGCGTTACAGCATCATCACAATTCAGGTAGGTCAAATTTTGTTCTTTGGTTAATACATTTCAGTTTTCTGGTCGATTCTTTTTAGAAGGAATTTTTCTTTTTAACTGCAGAGGTGGTGGAGAAATATTTTATTTCATGAATTGAGGAAAAAGTCAGCTCACATTGTTCAGGCTCACGTTCGTGGTTGGATTGCTCGGCAAGCAACTAGTAGAGAGAAACACTGCATTGTTTTAATACAAGTATGTCATAGGTTTTTCTGATAGTTTCTCTGACATTATCGTTGAAATTTGTTTCAAttgtgattatatgtgaaaaatagacAAAGTATATACGTTTTATGCTTGAATCATAATGAATTTTGTTTGAGAGAATAATTGTATGTGCAGAAAAAGTATGAAGGTATTAGAAACAACTTATTGTTCATACTTCATACTTCATTCTTCACATTGCAAAAGTGAGATAGCTAAACCAGGAAGTGTAATTTTCTTTTGTTGGGCCAACAAAGAGGCCTCTCTTGGCTTGGTTATATGTAGATCTACATACTAATCAATAGTTGTTCATAACTGACGGTTGAATACAATTATTTATTCTGGTTTTGAATaggtcatgcctaataaatttgtaAATTTTCTCTGTTGaggtatgaagatcaaatgatagtTTGATTGATTTATGTTTTCTAGTAGAAAAAAGGTTGAGATAAAACAGGAAAAGTttattttgcatcattcttatcaacaataaaatttataaatgtcAGAAGAATCATGAATATCTATGTTTATTTAGATAATTAAATCTATATAATTAAAATCCTCATCTTATTCCTTTTCTTCTCCATCATCCACCTTCACCATCTTAACTTCCATTACTATTGCTTCCTCTTTGCTAACACCAATTGCTTAGCAATTCCATTAGCTCAGACATCACCACTATAAGCATCTCTATCTCATTATCAGTACATATGATCTTGTCACCCAAATATCATCTCCACCTTCATTTTCACCATCATCACTTCGACCAACCTTGCCATCTCCATCTTCATCACCACTAAAATTATTGCATCCATCACTACTGTAATTATCTCCAGTGCCACCATTTCTCAAAATCTATCACTATGCCTACCGGCCACACTGCTGTCATTACCAATATCAACACCATCTTTGCCTCCATCAACACACTTCTGACAGTGCCAACTTGATCATTACCATCTTGAAATGATGTCCACAATTACTTCTGCAACTATTTCTGACACCACCTTCAGCAAAGTTAGCTACCCCACTAACAATCACAACCATTTCCATCATTATGCCACCGTTATTGCCACCAACATTGTTATCATGTCCACACCACATTCCAAGAATTCTCTGCATTAACATCTTAATGACTACCATTGCAGGACATCTAGGATATCACTGCCCAAACCACCTCCATCAACACTACAGTTTGATCACCACCATGAAAATACTATGGATATTCTAGTAAACATAATATGATTATCAGATGGCTTATTATTGGAATTCTCCTTGCTATTGGTATTATTGAAGGAATTATGTGTAGACTATGTGACTCTAGATATCAGTGAGACAGACTGACACTTTGCAATGTCATCATTATAAAAGGAATTAATATGTAAATAAATATTGTCTAGAACTACATATCAAAACATTTGATATACTAATGGCACATCAGATAAACAGTATAAGTTGGATTGTTCGAAGGAAATGGTATTGTTTCTGTAGCCATAAGCCAATATAACCCAGTCAAACACCATTGTCTGACATGGTGCATGATTCAGTTTGATGATCCCCATTgggtttataaataaaatatagtttaattCAGTTCAAGTTACTTTGTCaaaatgttttcttttttatattcttgGTTTTTCTTATTCTTTGTTCTGTTTTGGATAGCAAGCACTGGCATGTTAATGGGCAATTTGATGAAAATAAATCCTCATTTTGGAGTTTTGATTAGATAAGATATTCATCAGAACTTTCTTGATTTGATATAATAAGAGCAAGATTTGTTTAGTGATCCAAACTCCTAATGATCGTTGCATATGATGATAATAGTTATTGGTCCCAGCACATGAGTAGATTGACTAGATTAGATATCACTGCAATTGGTTGCTAATCAACCTTTTTGGGCCTTTTAAAGTTTAATTGTtgttgttaagttacaaaaagttGTTGATCTTTTCTGCGGGATCTTGTAATATGGATTTTTATCAATTAAAGTTTTGCTTTGAGTTGTAGACAATGTCATGAGAATTATGTACTGTTTTCTGAGAATTATCATTTTAGTTTTTAACTCTTATAGAAGTACATTTGATATCCATGAGTgcataaaagataaataaaatttgCAAAAACTGTAAACATAAATTAAAATACCAAGTATTGTATGTCATTATTATCTCAATTTTCAAGTCAACTTACTGATAAATGCATGCATTGCATGCATAGATCTATTCCATATACTCATACATGTTTGTTCATATATAGAAGTCATATACATGTTTTTACTGCTCAGGCATAAGGCTACTGCTTTGTAGCCTAAGTAGGACAAATTTTGATGTCTCAAAAGACATTTTGGGATTTTTATGCTTATGCCATCTGTCTTTGTGAACATACATATATGAACATGCAACTGATTGAGCTTTACTTGTATGTTGCCAGAATCAGGTTATTGTTCTGTTCCTAATTAGTGAAGCCTTATCTGACATTGGTTCTGCATAGCGGGAGATTAAAGTGCCTACATATTTTCTATGCATGCATTTTAGTAGCCTCTACTAAAATATTGCTTTTCCAGACTTGTAATGGAACAGTTATATTACTAAGGGTTTCTTGCTTCAATTTCTTTCATTCTTTAGTAATCATTTGATTTTGCATGTTGTTCAGTCTTACTGGAGGGGCTATCTAGTAAGGAAACATTCAAGACAGCAACTATTTGACCTACGATGCAAGTTGAAAGTTTCCGATGCAAATGTTGAAGATGATGTGCAACTGATTAACAGGCTTGTTGCAGCACTTTCAGAACTCTTTTGCTGTAAAAGCATTAGATATCTCCGCCATACCTGTGCAACATTGAGTAAGACTTTTCCTTTTCTAGTAATTCTCACAGATTGCCAGTGTGTGTGTTTCTTATTGTGATGATCATTAACCAGCTTTATCAGTTAGGTTccatcttttaacatgttttatGCTTTTCCCTAACTTGAGTTACACAATTCACTCAGATGTCTAGACACATTTTTATATGCTTTATTTGATACATCCATGATCTTTGTTAGAGTGTAACCATTCTTTTAGCCATTGGATCAGTTTTGGGTCATTTGTTTTAGTTTTGGTATCAATATAAACCAGCAATCTAGGATATAGAGAAATTTCTGACTCTATATCAACACCTGAAAATACATTCATGAATTCTTTTGACACAGGATAATCAGTTTCATAGCAGCTGTGAGAGTTTAACTTAACATGTTTTATGTTATTATTCCCTTTCAGGTACTGCGACAGAGCATTCTGAGAAATGTTGTGAAACAATGGTTAATGCTGGTGCAATAGACATTTTACTCAAGCAAGTTCGTATGCTCA contains the following coding sequences:
- the LOC135581186 gene encoding uncharacterized protein LOC135581186 isoform X3, with amino-acid sequence MDRRRRPDSDAALPPSPSPATPSPYLRDVSNYNNPKTRLRNPNPNPLPPSSPLPIFFTASKRTPSSSAYAYSRRRCASGAAPASLSETARRRLKVLELEQSRSSRKNQERREKALKSFAGSISAWLNFLFKDPDSCGCHIPPWFGDRQDGVASNGKRESLDGGAGLGGRWWSPKRRWDCSLRGTSDDDAWRRESATFSLLKVSLKDVCSLEDMMERMEHFMSKKSCREVLFMMSQVCKSIDEGRLKMKAHCPLVTDLGLKEKATRTLMSYNPMWLRVGLHIIFGGDSLLLNEEGKSEQEYLFLKMMIEAHFFSQVDIAKSYAYNKLVDGLYRPGYYEALGGIILKRFLLLVASLDKAKCECSLPAKYGIDGVDGGSPLLFDHRCHIKSTQQVINEFLSQVMHGEGNLLQHLLTLGFKVNYQQIPLSEYDFNVQNLFEDIRDGILISRAIQLLQCDASILSKVMAPPDTSKKKLHNCNIALQYLKVVGVSLFDADGTQILAEDIVNGDKELTLSLLWNIFLKLQVPLLIERASLVGEIIKLKISCMDDPDYGSVTIMDLLLEWIQVVCERYNIKVDGLSSLIDGEALCCVIYYYSDVNFHGGFSSKENLDENNECVVKRLNFGRTASSGNLLSVQRIITIMGNFPEVLHISDILGDVASFDERSMIILIVFLASLLVCRKNLDRGKMYCLMRWDWGQDVGPSTTCSPLSENGLFTTLKSQKNKMSKYACPLQNGELNKYDTEEWAVKIIQSQFRRFIERNKFLKIKNATCVLQAAIRAWLTVAFGRKSYAVIGCSFSSLFTGQYDRYMKFMIERHKFIHMKTSVKLIQSSVRSWIVWRRHRAEIAPLESRKFSFNREPTCAELESFQQQTMAVVQIQSAWRGFSLRKHLLMKRSATIKIQSHWRAWYTRTNFMNMVKSVTKIQVGIRGMLCMKSFNRFKFAAIVIQQYTRGQLARNRLLGASSLQSSKLHFGSSSVTKLSKIKHLELKIVLCAVVRIQRWWRQVIMCRSQTIAVILLQSFIRGWNARKATNKLRYSIITIQRWWRNILFHELRKKSAHIVQAHVRGWIARQATSREKHCIVLIQSYWRGYLVRKHSRQQLFDLRCKLKVSDANVEDDVQLINRLVAALSELFCCKSIRYLRHTCATLSTATEHSEKCCETMVNAGAIDILLKQVRMLNRGISDQEVIKHVLSTLRNIVRHPLLLQVFIDTAHSGEIIFQEEQK
- the LOC135581186 gene encoding uncharacterized protein LOC135581186 isoform X1 — protein: MDRRRRPDSDAALPPSPSPATPSPYLRDVSNYNNPKTRLRNPNPNPLPPSSPLPIFFTASKRTPSSSAYAYSRRRCASGAAPASLSETARRRLKVLELEQSRSSRKNQERREKALKSFAGSISAWLNFLFKDPDSCGCHIPPWFGDRQDGVASNGKRESLDGGAGLGGRWWSPKRRWDCSLRGTSDDDAWRRESATFSLLKVSLKDVCSLEDMMERMEHFMSKKSCREVLFMMSQVCKSIDEGRLKMKAHCPLVTDLGLKEKATRTLMSYNPMWLRVGLHIIFGGDSLLLNEEGKSEQEYLFLKMMIEAHFFSQVDIAKSYAYNKLVDGLYRPGYYEALGGIILKRFLLLVASLDKAKCECSLPAKYGIDGVDGGSPLLFDHRCHIKSTQQVINEFLSQVMHGEGNLLQHLLTLGFKVNYQQIPLSEYDFNVQNLFEDIRDGILISRAIQLLQCDASILSKVMAPPDTSKKKLHNCNIALQYLKVVGVSLFDADGTQILAEDIVNGDKELTLSLLWNIFLKLQVPLLIERASLVGEIIKLKISCMDDPDYGSVTIMDLLLEWIQVVCERYNIKVDGLSSLIDGEALCCVIYYYSDVNFHGGFSSKENLDENNECVVKRLNFGRTASSGNLLSVQRIITIMGNFPEVLHISDILGDVASFDERSMIILIVFLASLLVCRKNLDRGKMYCLMRWDWGQDVGPSTTCSPLSENGLFTTLKSQKNKMSKYACPLQNGELNKYDTEEWAVKIIQSQFRRFIERNKFLKIKNATCVLQAAIRAWLTVAFGRKSYAVIGCSFSSLFTGQYDRYMKFMIERHKFIHMKTSVKLIQSSVRSWIVWRRHRAEIAPLESRKFSFNREPTCAELESFQQQTMAVVQIQSAWRGFSLRKHLLMKRSATIKIQSHWRAWYTRTNFMNMVKSVTKIQVGIRGMLCMKSFNRFKFAAIVIQQYTRGQLARNRLLGASSLQSSKLHFGSSSVTKLSKIKHLELKIVLCAVVRIQRWWRQVIMCRSQTIAVILLQSFIRGWNARKATNKLRYSIITIQRWWRNILFHELRKKSAHIVQAHVRGWIARQATSREKHCIVLIQSYWRGYLVRKHSRQQLFDLRCKLKVSDANVEDDVQLINRLVAALSELFCCKSIRYLRHTCATLSTATEHSEKCCETMVNAGAIDILLKQVRMLNRGISDQEVIKHVLSTLRNIVRHPLLLQVFIDTAHSGEIIFQEVLRNKNEGYFVACDLLKRLCSTQEGHESIHKLHGHVRRLHVLAQDLQRKADLQKRRVGQAGRSDITLRRLREAVNLLQLILDKRS